Below is a genomic region from Candidatus Babeliales bacterium.
CACATTCGGTATTTAATAACCATTTGATGATCATCAGTACTGAGAATGCAATAGGCGCTAGCATAATTATTTTCATGTGTCCTATGCCAGTAATACTATCAAAAATTGTTGCTTTATTTCCCACAATCATATTTGAGCCGGCAATTTTAAGATTTATAGAAAACAATGCAGTTGTCACAACGATACCGCTAATAAGGTTATTTAATTTAAGTTTAGTGTGCAGTAGCCCTGTTGCAAGTCCGGCAATTGCTCCTGCAAATATCACTAGAGGAAATGATAGTAGCCAATGTATATTGTTGGTTAATAAGAGTGCCATAAGCGCACCGCCGAGACCAAAGCTTCCTTCGACAGAAAGATCATCAAAACGAATAATACGAGAAGTGAGATAAATTGCCATAACACTAATGGAAAAAATAAGGCCGCGTTCAATAATTCCTTGGATAATTAGCCATTCAGAAATCATTTGTATTTCCTTATATCAGATTCTTCAAAAATATGTTCTTATGACTATTATAACAAATAATTGTATATATGAGAAAATAAAAGATATAGTTGTGAAAAAACATGAAAAAAAGAATAGTACTATAATGCCAGGTTATAAAGGTCATTTGGCGGGTGGAGTGATAGTTTTTGGGATACTTTTTTTTGGAGTAGTGGTTGGCTTTACTAAACCATCATTAATGACTGCATGCGAATGGTTATTATTTACATTAGCAGGTTCTTTATTTCCTGATATTGATATTAAAAGTAAGGGTCAAAAATATTTTTATTATATTGTTTTTTTGTTTTTTATTATTTTGACACTGAGACAGCGATTTGAAATGTTAGCGTGTTGTAGTTTTATTATTCTTTCTCCTCTGTTGGTTCGCCATCGTGGAATTTTTCATAGTCCAGGGTTTGTTATTGCAGCACCAATGATTTTTTGGATTGTGATAAGCATTTTTATGCCAAAAATATCAACACAAATTTTTTTTGATAGTGTATTTTTTATTGTTGGTGCGCTTTCACACCTTTGGCTTGATTTTGGAACACGTCACATGATACGTCGCTTACTAACTCGTCGCAGTAAGCGATGGTAGTTGAAAATATTTTCAAGACAATTTTGTTATTCGTTAATTTGATTTTTGTTTGTACTTTCAATTAATTTTTGTGCTTGTCTGTTTTTTAATATTTCTGTAGCGAAGTCGAGAATTTGACATTTTTTCTCAGCTTTCTCTAGATGAATAAAATTTTTATAAATTATTCCTGTGCTTAAGATAAGTGAAGAGACGGCAAGCAGTCCAGCAGGATGAGGCAACTTCTCAATAATTCCAAATGAGATTACACATTGTTCGAATAATATCAAAAGTGCCAATATGATATTTCCATTCGGTGTTGTTACCGACCATGGCATATAAGCAAAAGGTAGTGAGGTAAATAAACATACGTTAGTAAGTATTTTATATTGTTTATATAAATTTATGTAATTTTTGTTATCTTCCAGGTATTGTAATAGATCAGTATTCTTATATGTTTTAAAAAAAGTTAAAGTTATTTTACTAAGATTATTGTTCAAATTAATGTTGTCCTTCACTAGTTTGTCAACTTTGTTTTGATGATCGGGATCTAAAAAATCATAACAAGTGAGGGCGAATTTGTTTTTTAGAGGATTTATTTCTTGAATTTTTTCATTGATTGTTTCCATTTCTTTAATAATTGTTTTCTTCGTTTGCATAAACAATTTAAGATCTTTTTCCAATGGTATTTGTTCACCGCTTTGTGGGCATGAATGTTTAGAGACTTCGTACAAAATTTGGGGAATCATTGGTAATAAAAATAGAGGGCTGCCTGAAGCAACTGTAGCGGCTACATTGATAGTGCTGGCAACCACGTTTCTATTTAGTACAGTTTTTTCCAACAAGGTTTTTGTTTTTTTGTTTGTTGAGCAGTATTGAAAACTAGAGTTGTTTATTTTTGTAACAAGAGGTAAATGAGGCAATGTCTTTCGTGGAATAATAATCATTGAATGTAAAGAAAAAATTGTTGTCATGCTTACAATGATAATTATTTGTAATGCTTTCATGAAGCAGTTCCTTGGTTGATATAGTTTAAAGATTAGGAGCAAATTATCATTTTTTAAATAGATTGGCAATTCTGAAAATTAATATAATTGATTGTCAAATGGCACAGTAGTTATATTTTTTTGTCAATGGCTATTTCTTGAATGAATCGTTATAATGACCATAAAAAGATTATTTTATTTTTTGATAATATTATGGGTTATATATGGTAAGTAATGTTCCTAAGCAAGATTTGATCATTAAATTATTGACTGTTTTGTTTCCAACATCAAAAATTTATCTTTTTGGTTCTCGTGCGCGTGGCACTCACACAGAGCGTTCTGATATTGATATTGCCATTGATATAGGAAGAAAGTTGGAGATTGATGAGTGGGCAATTGCGGATGGTGTTCTTGCTGGACTTAATATTCCGCAAAAAATTGATGTTATTGATGTTTGGCGTGCTTCTGAAAGTATGAAGCAACAAATTCTTAAGGATGGTATTGTATGGAAAGCTTAAAAGCTAAATATAAAGCGATTGTTCGATTATTGGATGCGTTTAAAGTAGCAATAGATTGTTATGATGAGACAAAAGATAATCCAAAAGTTGACATAGTGATACGAGAAGCTTTTCGTGATTCTATTATTAAAAGATTTGAACTCAGCTATGATTTATTATGGAAATATTTACGTGAATATGTTGGCGTTTCGCAAGGAGCGTATGCAGATTCGCCACGTAAAGTTTTTGATTTATGTTTTCAGTATGGCATAACAAATGTAGATAAAGAGCAGTTATTATTTAATATGATAAAAAGTAGAAATTTAACAACGCATACCTATGATGTCGATTTGGCAAATGAAATGTCAGAAAAAGTTTCAGAATATTATCAAGTGATGCATGCAATTATAATGCAAACATCACCCGATACAATCAAAAAGTAACTTAGTAAAAATTTTTATCAATTTCAAATGTGGTGGTAGTCGATAATTTTTTTAGTAAAATAAGGTTTGTTTTGTTTATTGCTAGGCAATTTATCTTTATGATTTTCTTTATAGAAAAATCATAAAGATAAATGTGCGCTAATTTATTGTAAAATTAGAATTCAAGTTGTTTCTTTTGTTACTAATGAAACACAATACATAGTAATAACGTTTGAAGCAAATCCTGGAATGAGTGGTGCAATATCACTATTTATATATGGCCATAACCCTGCTGTTGTTCCACCAATAATTAATCCTGCAAGAGCGCCATAGTTGGTAATGTTTTTGTTTTTATAGAGAGCGGCGATAACAAGTGGGCCAAAGGCACTACCCAATCCTGACCATGCATATTGCACAAGGCCATAAATGGTTGAGCTTCCTGTCCAAGCGATATATAATGCGCATAATGAAACAAAAATGGAGGCGATACGCGTAATGAACAGGATATGTTGCGATGATGCCTGAGGGTTAATTATTTTATGATATAAGTCTGATGCAATAACAGAACCGGAAATAAGAATATGTCTATCCATAGTAGAAAGTACTGCTGCTAAAATTGCACAGAGTGCCATTCCGGCGATAAATGGATTAAATAATGATTTTGTCATCAGAATGTAAATTAGTTCTGGATTTGCCACTGGTGTTGAAAAAAAGGTGAGAGCGATGAGCCCAATGGCAATTGATGCAGAAAGTACAATGATTTGCCAAGTAAGCCCAACAATTTTTGCAGAACTAATTTTTTTTGGATTATCAATGCCCATAAAATTTACTAAAATATGTGGCTGACCAAAATAACCAAGTCCCCATCCTGCGGCAAGAAATAATCCATAAGGCATGTTTTGTATAAATGAAAAGTGAAAAACGTGCATCTGGTATGCATCTATTATTCCTGAAATTCCTGATGTGTTGAACAACGCTACTAATGGCACTAATATGATCATGCAGAGTAAAAAAATTCCTTGAAATAGATCACACCATGCTGCAGCAATAAATCCGCCAATGAGTGTATAAAGGATAGCTGTGCATAATCCAATTACAATTCCTGTATGGTACTGTATTTCAAATGCCGATTCAAAAAGACGTCCAAGACCGACTAAGCCTGATGCTATATAAAATGTGAAAAAAATTAGCGTAAATAATGCGCTCACCAAACTAATAAGTCCTGTTGTATCAGAGAATTGTTTCTCAAAAAGTGCTGATAAGGTATTAGAATTTGTTTTTTCACTAATTATACGCAATCGTGGCGCAATAAAATGCCAATTTAAAAACATGAAGAGTACTAAACCAATAGCAGTCCATGCTTCAAAGAGGCCTTGACTATAAATTGCAGCAGGAAATCCAAGAAACAACCAACCGCCCATGTCGCTTGCTTGCGTTGCAATGGCGGTAACCCAATAATTAACAGAGCGGCTTCCTATTATAAAGTCAGAGGCTGTTTTTACGGTTCGATAAAAGTAAAGAGCAATACTGATGAGAACAAGAAAATAGATAATAAATGAGCTAAAGATCATGAGATTCATGAAAATTCCTTGCTATTTTTAGATAATTTTTTGAGATATAAAAGCAATAAATACTATTTAAAGTGAGAGTGAAACACTCTTAATATAGTTTACCGCCAAGCGGAATATCATGATCGGGACGAATAAGAACAACAGTATTGTTTTGTGATGGAGCCCCTAATGTTAATACTTCAGAAATAAAGGGTCCAATTTGACGAGGTGGAAAATTAACAACACAGACAACAAATGTGTTTAAAAGTTCTTCTTTGGTGTAATTTTCAGTTATTTGAACAGAAGATTTTTTGATTCCAATTTCAGAGCCAAAATCAATCAGGAGTTTGTAAGCAGATTTTTTTGCTTCAGGAAAATTATTCACTTCTATAATTTTCCCTACACGAATATCGAGCTTTTGAAAATCAGTTATCGAAGCGGTATTCAAAAGAGTCCTTATTGGAAGAATTTAATATTTTATCTTAAAAATAATAATATGTTATATAGCATTTTATTATTTGTCAATCATTTCAACAAGAAACTGATTGGCATATGAAAACTCCCCGGTATTAAAACTAATCTTCCCAAAGAGATATAAAAAAATCTCTTTGAGGAATTTAAAAAAAAATATTTTTATGGATGAGATGGCGCTTGAGGAATATCTTGCACATAAGCTGCATTGTCATCAGTATCAAAATAAGTAACTGTTCTTTTATTCATATCTACATGATAGCGTGCAATACCGGCTAATGCGATATTTTGTAAAAAAACTATATATGTTGTTTCCTTGAATCTACGTTGTAGAAGAGCCTTCATAAAAAGTTCTTCATTAAATTTTTTTGTAACGGTAGTCAAAGGTAGATTGTCTTCATTGCAATTGATATGCCATACACCAAAGGGTCCATAAAATGTCTTATCATATGTTGATGGTGAAACTTCATATGATGTTACACCTGCATTTCTAAGAGCTTCAAATTGTACGGGATAAGGCCATCCTTCTTTTTCCGCTTGTTTTAAAACCATTGCAATATTATTTATTTGTGATATGGTATTTTGTTCCATAAATTTATCTTTCTATTTGTTAATACATTACAACTATTAATCAATATACATATGTATCATTTTAAATCAAAATAACCGCTCATGCAATGCCATCGCAAATATTCATATTAATTTTTATTAATATATATTTTAACGTGAATTCGATCTAAAAAATGAGCAGAATAAGCTTTTTTAGATCGAATTCACGTTATATAAGCTTTTTTCCAATGATATTATATACTTAAAAAGGGTCTCAATAGTTAACATTCACGATATCGTAGTCCAACATCATTGATTGTAAATGTTCCTTTAGCTTTAAGTGCATATGAATTACGTAAAAAGAAATCTTCAAGGTATAAAAAAAGCTCTATACTATTGGTTTTTTAAGTCGAACTCAGGTTATATTATACAAAAAAACGATGAACGAGTTAATGGTTAAAAATACATCACTGATTTAACGTTTGGGGATATCAAAAAATTGATAGGCGTGTTGGGTGATTTTGAGGAATTTTTTTATTTCATCAAAAGGAATTGTTACTGTTTTGGTGTTAATTAACGGATGACATTGTAACGTTTGGTCTTTAAGAATCTCATCAAAGATAACGGTAACGGTATGGGTAGTATCATTGATAAGTCCCAAGATGGTTACTGAGCCTGGCGTTACACCTAAATATAGTTGCAGATCTTCTTCTGATGCAAAGCTCAGTTTTGATGCACCAAGTATAGTTTTTAGTTTTTTAAGATCTATCTGTTTTTCAGTGCTAACAATAATGAGAAAATGTTGATTTGTTTTTTTATCATAGAGAAAAATATTTTTTATGGATTTACCTGGCATTTTTGGACAAAATTTTTCTGCTTGTTCGCACGTAAATACTGCTGGATGGTCAAAAGATTCATAAGCAATGTTATGATTATTCAAAAAAATATAAATGTTCATCATACATGAGGCTCCTTATTAGTTAGAATGCATGCGCATGTATACATCATGAAGATTGAATAATGTTAATGCATTTTTTGTGGTTTGCTTAGCAATATTTTCAAAAGACTCACCACGTAATTCAGCAATAAAATGAGCAATTGTTGCAATTTCTTTGGGATGGTTTTGTTTGCCACGAATACTTTGTGGGGGTAAAAATGGTGCATCAGTTTCTAGTACAATATTTTTTATATCAATTGATTGAACAATGTCGCGGAGTATGTTGTTTTTTGGATAGGTTATGGTACCCCCAATGCCGAGCATAAAGCGCCAATCTGTTACTGTTGCTGCAAATGATTGATCGTATGAGAAACAATGCATGACTGTCCGTGTAAGATTATTTTTGTATTCTTCTACTATGCGTAATGTTTCATCATATGCGTCACGACTATGAATAATGAGTGCAAGATCGTGTTCAAGGGCGAGTTCTATTTGCGCTTTAAATGCGTCACGTTGACGGTTAAAGTTGTAATCAGGATAATGGAAATCAATACCGCATTCGCCAATACCAACAATTTTATTTTCAGTTTTTTTGAGCAACCATTTTTTGAGCAATATAAAGTCTTCTTGCCAGGTATCAGAATCATTGGGATGAATACCAACAGTTGCAAAAATGGCATTAAATGTTTGTGCAAGTAATATGCAATTACTATTTTCAATGCTGCGTGTGCCAACATTAATAATTATAGAAACGTTCTCTTTTTGTGCTTGTTCTAGGATGGTTTGTGCGTTTGGTAAATCCGATTTTTCTAAAGGAGTATCGAAAGTTTTTTTTATCATCATATTTATGTGGCAATGAGTATCAATGAGCATAATAAAGTCCTTATTACATAATTTTTTGAATATAATTGTTGTAAAATAATGTTAATAAATTTGACAAATTTTTCTGAAATTATTATATCTTACAGCATTGTAGTATTATTTAGTCTATCGTGAGATTAAATTTTTAAAAGAAAGTTTTAGTGAAGAAACAGTGTTTATTTCAATCATTTTTACTAACCATTATGAGGAGTCCTTATGAATAAGAGCGAATTAATAAATGAGCTCAGTGAAG
It encodes:
- a CDS encoding sodium/proline symporter, whose product is MNLMIFSSFIIYFLVLISIALYFYRTVKTASDFIIGSRSVNYWVTAIATQASDMGGWLFLGFPAAIYSQGLFEAWTAIGLVLFMFLNWHFIAPRLRIISEKTNSNTLSALFEKQFSDTTGLISLVSALFTLIFFTFYIASGLVGLGRLFESAFEIQYHTGIVIGLCTAILYTLIGGFIAAAWCDLFQGIFLLCMIILVPLVALFNTSGISGIIDAYQMHVFHFSFIQNMPYGLFLAAGWGLGYFGQPHILVNFMGIDNPKKISSAKIVGLTWQIIVLSASIAIGLIALTFFSTPVANPELIYILMTKSLFNPFIAGMALCAILAAVLSTMDRHILISGSVIASDLYHKIINPQASSQHILFITRIASIFVSLCALYIAWTGSSTIYGLVQYAWSGLGSAFGPLVIAALYKNKNITNYGALAGLIIGGTTAGLWPYINSDIAPLIPGFASNVITMYCVSLVTKETT
- a CDS encoding TatD family hydrolase, with protein sequence MLIDTHCHINMMIKKTFDTPLEKSDLPNAQTILEQAQKENVSIIINVGTRSIENSNCILLAQTFNAIFATVGIHPNDSDTWQEDFILLKKWLLKKTENKIVGIGECGIDFHYPDYNFNRQRDAFKAQIELALEHDLALIIHSRDAYDETLRIVEEYKNNLTRTVMHCFSYDQSFAATVTDWRFMLGIGGTITYPKNNILRDIVQSIDIKNIVLETDAPFLPPQSIRGKQNHPKEIATIAHFIAELRGESFENIAKQTTKNALTLFNLHDVYMRMHSN
- a CDS encoding prolyl-tRNA synthetase associated domain-containing protein, which translates into the protein MMNIYIFLNNHNIAYESFDHPAVFTCEQAEKFCPKMPGKSIKNIFLYDKKTNQHFLIIVSTEKQIDLKKLKTILGASKLSFASEEDLQLYLGVTPGSVTILGLINDTTHTVTVIFDEILKDQTLQCHPLINTKTVTIPFDEIKKFLKITQHAYQFFDIPKR
- a CDS encoding tRNA-binding protein; the encoded protein is MNTASITDFQKLDIRVGKIIEVNNFPEAKKSAYKLLIDFGSEIGIKKSSVQITENYTKEELLNTFVVCVVNFPPRQIGPFISEVLTLGAPSQNNTVVLIRPDHDIPLGGKLY
- a CDS encoding HI0074 family nucleotidyltransferase substrate-binding subunit, producing MESLKAKYKAIVRLLDAFKVAIDCYDETKDNPKVDIVIREAFRDSIIKRFELSYDLLWKYLREYVGVSQGAYADSPRKVFDLCFQYGITNVDKEQLLFNMIKSRNLTTHTYDVDLANEMSEKVSEYYQVMHAIIMQTSPDTIKK
- a CDS encoding DUF1398 family protein — encoded protein: MEQNTISQINNIAMVLKQAEKEGWPYPVQFEALRNAGVTSYEVSPSTYDKTFYGPFGVWHINCNEDNLPLTTVTKKFNEELFMKALLQRRFKETTYIVFLQNIALAGIARYHVDMNKRTVTYFDTDDNAAYVQDIPQAPSHP
- a CDS encoding metal-dependent hydrolase, with product MKKHEKKNSTIMPGYKGHLAGGVIVFGILFFGVVVGFTKPSLMTACEWLLFTLAGSLFPDIDIKSKGQKYFYYIVFLFFIILTLRQRFEMLACCSFIILSPLLVRHRGIFHSPGFVIAAPMIFWIVISIFMPKISTQIFFDSVFFIVGALSHLWLDFGTRHMIRRLLTRRSKRW
- a CDS encoding nucleotidyltransferase domain-containing protein; protein product: MVSNVPKQDLIIKLLTVLFPTSKIYLFGSRARGTHTERSDIDIAIDIGRKLEIDEWAIADGVLAGLNIPQKIDVIDVWRASESMKQQILKDGIVWKA